One part of the Amphiprion ocellaris isolate individual 3 ecotype Okinawa chromosome 24, ASM2253959v1, whole genome shotgun sequence genome encodes these proteins:
- the stradb gene encoding STE20-related kinase adapter protein beta isoform X2, producing MSFLSCDGSEYTLQGPAGGDDITGLSAEPAHYQLLSELGRGFHNLSLVSMARHIPTGQLVAVKQTNLDECTEEELLQLMNEILLSRLFRHSNLLTSRLVFSSCCQLWVLTPLMAYGSADTLLRTYFPDGMSESLIAYLLYGVLKALEYLHRMGYVHRGVKASHILLSGEGRVYLSGLHSVYSMMREGKRMRAVFDMPHHSPALLPWLSPELLRQDLHGYGVKSDIYSLGIVACELVSGRVPFQDMPPTLMLLQKLRGSHCCLLDVAPFPLGELGGLKVSRSGVDSGIGESVATGSLTHSATAPPADRPQSPGPKNHSATLHNLVQLCLQQQPERRPSASELLTHAFFKQVKRHTRDSFLSLMYPAVPLTSPEDPPVSSPPAPSCHSPASTTTDATEAVWDFS from the exons AGCTGTGACGGGTCTGAATACACTCTGCAAGGGCCAGCAGGTGGCGATGACATCACCGGGCTGTCGGCCGAACCAGCCCACTACCAGCTACTGTCTGAGCTGG GAAGGGGCTTCCATAATCTGAGCCTGGTGAGCATGGCCCGCCACATCCCCACTGGCCAGCTGGTGGCCGTCAAACAAACCAACCTGGACGAGTGCacagaggaggagctgctgcagctcatg AATGAGATTCTGCTGTCCCGACTCTTCCGTCACTCCAACCTGCTGACCTCTCGCCTGGTCTTTAGCTCCTGCTGCCAGCTGTGGGTCCTGACACCTCTCATGGCCTATG GCTCTGCAGACACGTTACTGAGGACGTATTTCCCAGATGGAATGAGTGAATCCCTGATTGCGTACCTGCTGTACGGTGTGCTGAAGGCATTGGAATACCTGCACCGGATGGGCTACGTGCACCG AGGGGTGAAGGCCAGTCATATCCTGCTGTCAGGGGAGGGCCGCGTCTACCTCTCAGGGCTCCACAGTGTTTACAGTATGATGCGTGAAGGGAAGAGGATGAGGGCAGTGTTCGATATGCCCCATCACAGTCCAGCACTGCTGCCCTGGCTCAGCCCAGAACTACTGCGACAG GACCTGCACGGTTACGGAGTGAAGTCTGACATCTACAGTTTGGGTATCGTGGCTTGTGAGCTGGTCAGCGGCAGGGTGCCTTTCCAGGACATGCCACCCACTCTG ATGCTGCTTCAGAAGCTGCGCGGCTCCCACTGCTGCCTGCTGGACGTGGCTCCGTTCCCGCTGGGAGAACTGGGAGGGCTGAAGGTGTCGCGCTCCGGCGTGGACTCCGGCATCGGGGAGAGTGTGGCCACAGGCAGCCTGACCCACAGCGCCACCGCTCCCCCTGCTGACAGACCTCAGAGCCCTGGACCCAAAAACCACTCGGCCACCCTGCACAACCTGGTCCAGCtgtgtctgcagcagcagcctgagcGCAG ACCGTCGGCCTCTGAACTGTTGACCCACGCCTTCTTCAAGCAG GTGAAGCGGCACACCAGAGACTCCTTCCTCAGCCTCATGTACCCAGCAGTGCCCCTCACCAGCCCCGAGGACCCTCCAGTATCCAGCCCTCCCGCCCCATCCTGCCACTCTCCAGCCTCAACCACCACTGATGCCACCGAGGCTGTGTGGGACTTCTCCTAA
- the stradb gene encoding STE20-related kinase adapter protein beta isoform X1: MSFLDCSCISHAQVQPMDIEEHYEDTSHQFLSCDGSEYTLQGPAGGDDITGLSAEPAHYQLLSELGRGFHNLSLVSMARHIPTGQLVAVKQTNLDECTEEELLQLMNEILLSRLFRHSNLLTSRLVFSSCCQLWVLTPLMAYGSADTLLRTYFPDGMSESLIAYLLYGVLKALEYLHRMGYVHRGVKASHILLSGEGRVYLSGLHSVYSMMREGKRMRAVFDMPHHSPALLPWLSPELLRQDLHGYGVKSDIYSLGIVACELVSGRVPFQDMPPTLMLLQKLRGSHCCLLDVAPFPLGELGGLKVSRSGVDSGIGESVATGSLTHSATAPPADRPQSPGPKNHSATLHNLVQLCLQQQPERRPSASELLTHAFFKQVKRHTRDSFLSLMYPAVPLTSPEDPPVSSPPAPSCHSPASTTTDATEAVWDFS, from the exons GATTGTTCCTGCATCTCCCACGCTCAGGTCCAGCCCATGGACATAGAGGAGCACTATGAGGACACCAGCCACCAGTTCCTG AGCTGTGACGGGTCTGAATACACTCTGCAAGGGCCAGCAGGTGGCGATGACATCACCGGGCTGTCGGCCGAACCAGCCCACTACCAGCTACTGTCTGAGCTGG GAAGGGGCTTCCATAATCTGAGCCTGGTGAGCATGGCCCGCCACATCCCCACTGGCCAGCTGGTGGCCGTCAAACAAACCAACCTGGACGAGTGCacagaggaggagctgctgcagctcatg AATGAGATTCTGCTGTCCCGACTCTTCCGTCACTCCAACCTGCTGACCTCTCGCCTGGTCTTTAGCTCCTGCTGCCAGCTGTGGGTCCTGACACCTCTCATGGCCTATG GCTCTGCAGACACGTTACTGAGGACGTATTTCCCAGATGGAATGAGTGAATCCCTGATTGCGTACCTGCTGTACGGTGTGCTGAAGGCATTGGAATACCTGCACCGGATGGGCTACGTGCACCG AGGGGTGAAGGCCAGTCATATCCTGCTGTCAGGGGAGGGCCGCGTCTACCTCTCAGGGCTCCACAGTGTTTACAGTATGATGCGTGAAGGGAAGAGGATGAGGGCAGTGTTCGATATGCCCCATCACAGTCCAGCACTGCTGCCCTGGCTCAGCCCAGAACTACTGCGACAG GACCTGCACGGTTACGGAGTGAAGTCTGACATCTACAGTTTGGGTATCGTGGCTTGTGAGCTGGTCAGCGGCAGGGTGCCTTTCCAGGACATGCCACCCACTCTG ATGCTGCTTCAGAAGCTGCGCGGCTCCCACTGCTGCCTGCTGGACGTGGCTCCGTTCCCGCTGGGAGAACTGGGAGGGCTGAAGGTGTCGCGCTCCGGCGTGGACTCCGGCATCGGGGAGAGTGTGGCCACAGGCAGCCTGACCCACAGCGCCACCGCTCCCCCTGCTGACAGACCTCAGAGCCCTGGACCCAAAAACCACTCGGCCACCCTGCACAACCTGGTCCAGCtgtgtctgcagcagcagcctgagcGCAG ACCGTCGGCCTCTGAACTGTTGACCCACGCCTTCTTCAAGCAG GTGAAGCGGCACACCAGAGACTCCTTCCTCAGCCTCATGTACCCAGCAGTGCCCCTCACCAGCCCCGAGGACCCTCCAGTATCCAGCCCTCCCGCCCCATCCTGCCACTCTCCAGCCTCAACCACCACTGATGCCACCGAGGCTGTGTGGGACTTCTCCTAA
- the LOC111566534 gene encoding uncharacterized protein LOC111566534 yields the protein MCKEMVDAISVSILEAVEPQVTNGGASSSSITGTETQPKRQHHIYRVTEEAIRCSLGDSLHRCFGEALGLEQERTHESEKLVELFGFEVMKKVNRKLALMEAPTSSQQTKTSEASAASHTEDMARLVADILRKCKKHQAWLDSDESGGCCPDEVTPVEELRAEGAEPTQSSDQAGCLRQDCSTSSTEEVLPNETFLATFLWRLLDHIATETRTPIPVDFYGMLVRLIESTEEELTSALPQTPSNLHVCIYKKLCQEFGSAEELLSAVASNPVAFEEAAARTLKAKLAKSKKNVSFVKKVSRFFHKKTSKVTQGCEKNTSDVRKQESGPQEKKSFRILLKTI from the exons ATGTGTAAGGAGATGGTGGATGCAATCAGCGTCTCAATCCTGGAAGCCGTGGAGCCTCAAGTCACTAATGGTGGCGCCAGTAGCAGCTCCATCACGGG gaCTGAAACTCAACCGAAGAGGCAGCATCATATTTACAGAGTAACAGAAGAAGCCATCCGATGCAGCCTTGGAGATTCCCTCCATCGCTGCTTTGGTGAGGCGCTGGGATTAGAACAGGAGAGAACCCACGAGTCGGAGAAACTGGTGGAGCTGTTTGGATTCGAGGTGATGAAAAAGGTGAACCGCAAACTGGCTCTAATGGAGGCACCGACCTCTTCCCAGCAGACGAAGACGTCAGAAGCTTCAGCTGCATCTCATACTGAAGACATGGCTCGTCTTGTAGCTGATATATTGAGAAAGTGCAAAAAACACCAGGCATGGCTGGACAGTGATGAGTCGGGAGGTTGTTGTCCAGACGAGGTGACACCTGTAGAGGAACTGAGAGCAGAAGGAGCTGAACCAAcacagagttcagaccaggcaGGTTGTCTGAGACAAGACTGTTCAACCAGCTCTACAGAGGAGGTACTGCCAAATGAGACCTTTCTCGCTACGTTTCTGTGGAGGCTGCTGGATCACATCGCCACCGAGACAAGAACACCAATCCCTGTGGACTTTTATGGGATGCTGGTCCGTTTGATTGAGAGCACTGAGGAAGAACTAACTTCCGCTCTCCCACAGACTCCTTCAAACCTCCATGTCTGCATCTACAAAAAGCTTTGCCAGGAGTTTGGATCTGCAGAGGAGCTGCTGTCTGCTGTGGCGTCCAACCCAGTGGCCTTTGAAGAAGCTGCTGCCAGGACATTGAAAGCAAAGCTGgcgaaatctaaaaaaaacgtgagctttgtcaaaaaagtgagcagatttttccacaaaaagacCAGCAAGGTCACTCAAGGCTGTGAGAAGAACACAAGTGATGTCAGAAAACAGGAGAGTGGGCCTCAGGAGAAGAAAAGCTTCAGAATTCTATTGAAAACCATCTGA